The proteins below come from a single Stutzerimonas stutzeri RCH2 genomic window:
- the rpsS gene encoding 30S ribosomal protein S19 codes for MPRSLKKGPFIDLHLLKKVEAAVEKNDRKPVKTWSRRSMILPQMVGLTIAVHNGRQHVPVLVSEDMVGHKLGEFAATRTYRGHVADKKGKR; via the coding sequence GTGCCGCGTTCTCTGAAAAAAGGTCCTTTTATCGATCTTCACCTACTGAAGAAGGTCGAAGCGGCGGTGGAAAAGAATGATCGCAAGCCGGTTAAAACCTGGTCGCGTCGTTCGATGATCCTGCCGCAAATGGTCGGTCTGACCATCGCTGTACATAACGGTCGTCAGCATGTCCCGGTCCTCGTGTCCGAAGACATGGTCGGTCATAAACTCGGCGAGTTCGCTGCTACCCGCACTTATCGCGGGCATGTGGCGGACAAGAAAGGCAAGCGCTAA
- the rplW gene encoding 50S ribosomal protein L23, whose amino-acid sequence MNQERVFKVLLGPHVSEKATVLADSKKQFVFKVATDATKLEIKKAVESLFDVKVAAVNTLNVQGKTKRTARGLGKRNDWKKAYIALQPGQDLDFSGSAE is encoded by the coding sequence ATGAACCAGGAACGCGTATTCAAAGTCCTGCTTGGTCCGCACGTCTCTGAGAAGGCTACCGTGCTGGCTGACAGCAAGAAGCAATTCGTTTTCAAGGTTGCGACCGACGCAACCAAGCTGGAAATCAAGAAGGCTGTTGAAAGCCTGTTCGACGTGAAGGTCGCCGCCGTCAACACCCTGAACGTTCAGGGCAAGACCAAGCGTACCGCTCGCGGTTTGGGCAAGCGCAACGACTGGAAGAAGGCGTATATCGCTCTTCAGCCGGGCCAGGATCTCGATTTCTCCGGCAGTGCTGAGTAA
- the rpsJ gene encoding 30S ribosomal protein S10 encodes MQNQQIRIRLKAFDHRLIDQSTQEIVETAKRTGAQVRGPIPLPTRKERFTVLVSPHVNKDARDQYEIRTHKRVLDIVQPTDKTVDALMKLDLAAGVEVQISLG; translated from the coding sequence ATGCAAAACCAACAAATCCGTATTCGGTTGAAGGCTTTTGACCATCGCCTGATCGATCAATCAACCCAGGAAATCGTGGAAACCGCGAAACGTACTGGTGCTCAGGTGCGTGGTCCGATTCCGCTGCCAACCCGCAAAGAGCGGTTCACTGTGCTGGTTTCTCCGCACGTCAATAAAGACGCGCGCGATCAGTATGAAATTCGAACCCACAAGCGTGTGCTGGACATCGTTCAGCCGACGGACAAAACCGTCGACGCGCTGATGAAGCTCGATCTTGCGGCTGGTGTGGAAGTGCAGATCAGCCTCGGCTAA
- the rpsL gene encoding 30S ribosomal protein S12 — translation MATINQLVRQPRKRVVEKSDVPALQNCPQRRGVCTRVYTTTPKKPNSALRKVCRVRLTNGYEVASYIGGEGHNLQEHSVVLIRGGRVKDLPGVRYHTVRGSLDTSGVKDRKQGRSKYGAKRPK, via the coding sequence ATGGCAACTATCAACCAGCTGGTACGTCAGCCGCGTAAGCGGGTCGTCGAGAAAAGCGACGTCCCTGCGCTGCAAAACTGCCCGCAACGTCGTGGCGTGTGCACTCGTGTGTACACCACCACGCCGAAGAAACCGAACTCTGCACTGCGTAAAGTGTGCCGCGTTCGCCTGACCAACGGCTATGAAGTCGCCTCGTACATCGGCGGTGAAGGCCACAACCTGCAAGAGCACAGCGTAGTGCTGATCCGTGGCGGTCGTGTAAAAGACCTTCCGGGTGTGCGCTACCACACTGTGCGCGGTTCGCTGGATACTTCCGGCGTTAAAGACCGTAAGCAGGGTCGTTCCAAGTACGGCGCCAAGCGCCCGAAATAA
- the rpsG gene encoding 30S ribosomal protein S7, producing the protein MPRRRVAAKREILDDPKYGSLILAKFMNHVMESGKKAVAERIVYGALDKVKERKNSDPLEIFEKALDAIAPLVEVKSRRVGGATYQVPVEVRPSRRNALAMRWLVDAARKRGEKSMALRLAGELMDAFEGKGAAVKKREDVHRMAEANKAFSHYRF; encoded by the coding sequence ATGCCAAGACGTCGTGTAGCAGCCAAGCGCGAGATCCTTGACGATCCGAAGTACGGAAGTCTGATCCTGGCCAAGTTCATGAACCACGTGATGGAGAGCGGCAAGAAAGCCGTTGCCGAGCGTATTGTTTATGGCGCACTGGACAAGGTGAAGGAGCGCAAGAACAGCGATCCCCTGGAAATCTTCGAAAAAGCACTCGATGCCATCGCTCCGCTGGTCGAAGTTAAATCCCGCCGTGTTGGCGGTGCTACCTACCAGGTTCCGGTCGAAGTTCGTCCTTCCCGTCGCAATGCCCTGGCCATGCGCTGGCTGGTAGACGCTGCGCGCAAGCGTGGCGAGAAATCCATGGCGCTGCGCCTTGCTGGCGAGCTGATGGATGCTTTTGAAGGTAAAGGCGCTGCAGTCAAGAAGCGTGAAGACGTGCACCGTATGGCTGAAGCCAACAAGGCCTTCTCGCACTACCGCTTCTAA
- the rplD gene encoding 50S ribosomal protein L4: MQLNVNGAQAIEVSDRTFGGEFNETLVHQAVVAYMAGGRQGSKQQKTRSDVSGGGKRPWRQKGTGRARAGTSRGPIWRGGGVTFAARPQNHEQKLNKKMYRAALRSILAELVRSERLVVVEDFAVDAPKTKVLASKLNDMGLNDVLIVSDAVDQNLYLAARNLPHVDVRDVQGSDPVSLIAYDKVLITVSAVKKFEELLG; encoded by the coding sequence ATGCAATTGAATGTAAATGGCGCACAGGCCATCGAAGTCTCCGATCGCACCTTTGGTGGTGAGTTCAACGAGACGCTGGTGCACCAGGCTGTCGTCGCCTACATGGCTGGCGGTCGTCAGGGTAGCAAGCAGCAGAAAACCCGTTCCGATGTGTCTGGTGGTGGCAAGCGTCCGTGGCGCCAGAAGGGCACCGGTCGCGCTCGTGCTGGTACCAGTCGTGGTCCGATCTGGCGTGGCGGTGGTGTGACTTTTGCCGCTCGTCCGCAGAACCATGAGCAGAAGCTGAACAAGAAGATGTATCGCGCTGCGTTGCGCTCCATTCTTGCTGAGCTGGTTCGCTCCGAGCGTCTGGTAGTCGTAGAAGATTTCGCCGTCGACGCCCCGAAGACCAAGGTGCTTGCTAGCAAGCTCAATGACATGGGTCTGAACGACGTGCTGATCGTTTCCGATGCTGTAGATCAGAACCTGTACCTCGCTGCGCGCAATCTGCCGCATGTCGATGTACGCGATGTCCAGGGTTCCGATCCGGTCAGCCTGATCGCCTATGACAAGGTGTTGATCACCGTGTCGGCTGTGAAGAAATTCGAGGAGCTGCTGGGATGA
- the rplB gene encoding 50S ribosomal protein L2, which translates to MAIVKCKPTSAGRRFVVKVVNQELHKGAPYAPLLEKKSKTGGRNNNGRITTRHIGGGHKQHYRLVDFRRNKDGIPAIVERIEYDPNRTAHIALLKYADGERRYIIAPKGVSAGDQLVSGVNAPIKAGNSLPLRNIPLGSTVHGVELKPGKGAQIARSAGASAQLVAREGSYVTLRLRSGEMRKVLAECRATLGEVSNSEHSLRSLGKAGSKRWKGIRPTVRGVAMNPVDHPHGGGEGRTSGGRHPVSPWGFPTKGAKTRTNKRTDNMIVRRRK; encoded by the coding sequence ATGGCAATCGTTAAATGCAAACCGACTTCCGCGGGCCGCCGTTTTGTGGTCAAGGTGGTCAATCAGGAGCTGCATAAAGGCGCTCCGTACGCACCGCTGCTCGAGAAGAAGTCGAAGACTGGTGGCCGTAACAACAACGGTCGCATTACCACTCGCCATATTGGTGGTGGTCACAAGCAGCACTATCGTCTGGTCGATTTTCGTCGCAACAAGGATGGCATTCCTGCCATCGTTGAGCGTATCGAATACGACCCGAACCGTACTGCACACATCGCGCTGCTGAAGTATGCCGACGGTGAGCGTCGCTACATCATCGCGCCGAAGGGCGTAAGCGCTGGCGATCAGCTGGTTTCGGGCGTCAATGCTCCGATCAAGGCTGGTAACAGCCTGCCGCTGCGCAACATCCCGCTGGGTTCTACCGTTCACGGTGTCGAGCTCAAGCCGGGCAAGGGTGCTCAGATCGCTCGCTCTGCTGGTGCTTCGGCTCAGCTGGTCGCTCGTGAGGGTTCCTACGTGACGCTGCGTCTGCGCTCCGGCGAGATGCGTAAAGTGCTGGCCGAGTGCCGTGCGACCCTGGGCGAAGTCTCGAACTCCGAGCACAGCCTGCGTTCGCTGGGCAAGGCTGGCTCCAAGCGCTGGAAGGGCATTCGTCCTACCGTTCGTGGTGTCGCGATGAACCCGGTCGATCACCCACACGGTGGTGGTGAAGGTCGTACCTCCGGTGGTCGTCATCCGGTGTCGCCATGGGGCTTCCCGACTAAGGGCGCGAAGACCCGCACTAACAAGCGCACCGATAACATGATCGTCCGTCGTCGCAAGTAA
- the tuf gene encoding elongation factor Tu, translating to MAKEKFERNKPHVNVGTIGHVDHGKTTLTAALTRVCSEVFGSARVDFDKIDSAPEEKARGITINTAHVEYDSNIRHYAHVDCPGHADYVKNMITGAAQMDGAILVCSAADGPMPQTREHILLSRQVGVPYIVVFLNKADMVDDAELLELVEMEVRDLLSTYDFPGDDTPIIIGSALMALNGQDDNEMGTTAVKKLVETLDTYIPEPVRAIDKPFLMPIEDVFSISGRGTVVTGRVERGIVKIQEEIEIVGLRDTTKTTCTGVEMFRKLLDEGRAGENCGVLLRGTKRDDVERGQVLAKPGTIKPHTKFEAEVYVLSKEEGGRHTPFFKGYRPQFYFRTTDVTGSCELPEGVEMVMPGDNVKMVVTLIKPIAMEDGLRFAIREGGRTVGAGVVAKIVE from the coding sequence GTGGCTAAGGAAAAATTCGAACGTAACAAACCGCACGTCAACGTCGGCACCATTGGTCACGTCGACCATGGCAAGACCACTCTGACGGCTGCTCTGACTCGCGTGTGCTCCGAGGTATTCGGTTCCGCTCGTGTCGACTTCGACAAGATCGATAGCGCCCCGGAAGAGAAGGCTCGCGGTATTACCATCAACACCGCTCACGTAGAGTACGACTCCAACATTCGTCACTACGCGCACGTTGATTGCCCGGGTCACGCTGACTATGTGAAGAACATGATCACCGGTGCTGCCCAGATGGACGGCGCGATCCTGGTTTGCTCGGCTGCTGACGGCCCCATGCCGCAGACTCGCGAGCACATCCTGCTGTCCCGTCAGGTAGGTGTTCCGTACATCGTCGTGTTCCTGAACAAGGCCGACATGGTTGACGACGCCGAGCTGCTCGAGCTGGTGGAAATGGAAGTGCGTGATCTGCTCAGCACCTACGATTTCCCGGGCGACGATACTCCGATCATCATCGGCTCCGCGCTGATGGCTCTGAACGGTCAAGACGACAACGAGATGGGCACCACTGCCGTCAAGAAGCTGGTCGAGACTCTGGATACCTACATCCCTGAGCCGGTTCGTGCCATCGACAAGCCGTTCCTGATGCCGATCGAAGACGTGTTCTCCATCTCCGGCCGCGGTACCGTGGTTACCGGTCGTGTGGAGCGCGGCATCGTCAAGATCCAGGAAGAAATCGAGATCGTTGGTCTGCGTGACACCACCAAGACCACCTGTACCGGTGTCGAGATGTTCCGCAAGCTGCTCGACGAAGGTCGTGCGGGTGAGAACTGCGGCGTGCTGCTGCGTGGCACCAAGCGTGATGACGTCGAGCGTGGCCAGGTTCTGGCTAAGCCGGGCACCATCAAGCCGCACACCAAGTTCGAAGCTGAAGTGTACGTTCTGTCCAAGGAAGAAGGTGGTCGTCACACTCCGTTCTTCAAGGGCTACCGTCCGCAGTTCTACTTCCGTACCACTGACGTTACCGGTTCGTGCGAGCTGCCGGAAGGCGTTGAGATGGTAATGCCGGGCGACAACGTGAAAATGGTTGTTACCCTGATCAAGCCGATCGCCATGGAAGACGGCCTGCGCTTCGCGATTCGCGAAGGTGGTCGTACCGTTGGTGCTGGCGTGGTTGCCAAGATCGTCGAGTAA
- the rplV gene encoding 50S ribosomal protein L22, with amino-acid sequence MEVAAKLSGARISAQKARLVADQIRGKKVGEALNLLAFSSKKAAEIMKKVLESAVANAEHNEGADVDDLKVSTVFVNEGRSLKRIMPRAKGRADRIVKRSCHITVKVADK; translated from the coding sequence ATGGAAGTAGCCGCTAAGTTGTCGGGCGCTCGCATCTCCGCCCAGAAAGCCCGCCTGGTCGCCGACCAGATCCGCGGGAAGAAGGTGGGCGAAGCGCTCAACCTCCTGGCTTTCAGTAGCAAGAAAGCCGCCGAGATCATGAAGAAAGTGCTGGAGTCGGCCGTTGCCAACGCCGAGCACAACGAAGGCGCTGATGTGGACGACCTGAAGGTCTCCACCGTCTTCGTCAACGAGGGGCGTTCGCTTAAGCGCATCATGCCGCGTGCCAAAGGCCGCGCTGATCGCATCGTCAAGCGGTCTTGCCATATCACTGTCAAGGTTGCGGACAAGTAA
- the fusA gene encoding elongation factor G: MARTTPINRYRNIGICAHVDAGKTTTTERILFYTGLSHKMGEVHDGAATTDWMVQEQERGITITSAAVTTFWQGSRGQYDNYRVNVIDTPGHVDFTIEVERSLRVLDGAVVVFCGTSGVEPQSETVWRQANKYGVPRIVYVNKMDRQGANFLRVVGQIKQRLGHTPVPVQLAIGSEENFEGQIDLIKMKAIYWNDEDKGTSYREEEIPAELMDLAEEYRSNMIEAAAEANEELMNKYLEGGELTVDEIKAGLRQRTIACEIVPAVCGSSFKNKGVPLVLDAVIDFLPAPTEIPPIQGVNPDNEEQVDERHARDDEPFSALAFKIATDPFVGTLTFTRVYSGVLSSGDSVINSVKGKKERVGRMVQMHANQREEIKECRAGDIAALIGMKDVTTGDTLCSIEKPIILERMDFPEPVISVAVEPKTKADQEKMGIALGKLAQEDPSFRVQTDEETGQTIISGMGELHLDILVDRMRREFNVEANIGKPQVSYRETITKDNVEIEGKFVRQSGGRGQFGHCWIRFSTPDVDEKGNITEGLVFTNEVVGGVVPKEYIPAIQKGIEEQMKNGVVAGYPLIGLKATVFDGSYHDVDSNEMAFKVAASMATKQLASKGGGKVLEPIMKVEVVTPEDYMGDVMGDLNRRRGLIQGMEDSVSGKVIRAEVPLGEMFGYATDVRSMSQGRASYSVEFSKYAEAPANIVETLVKKQG, from the coding sequence GTGGCCCGTACTACCCCTATCAACCGCTACCGTAACATCGGTATCTGTGCCCACGTCGACGCGGGCAAGACCACCACGACGGAGCGGATTCTGTTCTACACCGGCCTCAGCCATAAGATGGGTGAAGTGCACGACGGCGCAGCGACTACCGACTGGATGGTTCAGGAGCAGGAGCGTGGTATTACCATTACCTCTGCTGCTGTAACAACCTTCTGGCAGGGTTCGCGCGGTCAGTACGACAACTATCGCGTCAACGTCATCGATACTCCCGGGCACGTTGACTTCACCATTGAGGTGGAGCGCTCGCTTCGCGTTCTCGATGGTGCTGTGGTTGTATTCTGCGGTACTTCCGGCGTTGAGCCGCAGTCCGAGACCGTATGGCGTCAGGCCAACAAGTACGGTGTTCCGCGTATCGTCTACGTGAACAAGATGGACCGCCAGGGAGCCAACTTCCTGCGCGTAGTTGGTCAGATCAAGCAGCGACTGGGTCACACCCCGGTCCCGGTCCAGCTTGCTATCGGCTCCGAAGAGAACTTCGAAGGTCAGATCGATCTGATCAAGATGAAGGCCATCTACTGGAACGATGAAGACAAGGGCACCAGCTATCGCGAGGAAGAGATTCCGGCAGAGCTGATGGATCTGGCTGAAGAGTATCGCTCCAACATGATCGAGGCTGCGGCCGAGGCCAACGAAGAGCTGATGAACAAGTATCTCGAGGGCGGTGAGCTCACCGTTGACGAAATCAAGGCTGGTCTGCGTCAGCGCACCATTGCCTGCGAAATCGTTCCGGCTGTCTGTGGCTCGTCCTTCAAGAACAAGGGCGTGCCCCTGGTTCTCGACGCCGTCATCGACTTCCTGCCTGCGCCGACCGAGATTCCGCCGATTCAGGGTGTCAATCCGGACAACGAAGAGCAGGTCGACGAGCGTCATGCGCGCGACGACGAGCCTTTCTCTGCGCTGGCATTCAAGATCGCCACCGACCCATTCGTGGGTACGCTGACCTTCACTCGTGTTTATTCGGGCGTTCTGTCTTCCGGTGACTCGGTGATCAACTCGGTCAAGGGCAAGAAAGAGCGCGTGGGTCGGATGGTGCAGATGCACGCCAACCAGCGTGAAGAAATCAAGGAATGTCGCGCGGGTGATATCGCCGCTCTGATCGGCATGAAGGACGTCACCACTGGTGACACCCTGTGCTCGATCGAGAAGCCGATCATTCTCGAGCGTATGGACTTCCCGGAGCCTGTGATTTCGGTTGCTGTGGAGCCGAAAACCAAGGCTGACCAAGAGAAGATGGGTATTGCCCTGGGTAAGTTGGCTCAGGAAGATCCGTCGTTCCGTGTTCAGACCGACGAAGAAACCGGTCAGACCATCATCTCGGGTATGGGCGAGTTGCACCTCGACATTCTTGTCGATCGTATGCGTCGCGAATTCAACGTCGAGGCGAATATTGGCAAGCCGCAGGTTTCCTATCGCGAAACCATTACCAAGGACAACGTCGAGATCGAAGGTAAGTTCGTCCGTCAGTCTGGTGGTCGCGGTCAGTTCGGTCATTGCTGGATTCGTTTCTCCACTCCGGATGTGGACGAGAAGGGCAATATCACCGAAGGTCTGGTATTCACCAACGAGGTGGTCGGTGGTGTGGTTCCGAAGGAATATATCCCGGCGATCCAGAAAGGCATCGAAGAGCAGATGAAGAACGGCGTCGTTGCCGGCTATCCGCTGATCGGCCTGAAGGCTACCGTATTCGATGGTTCCTACCACGACGTCGACTCCAACGAGATGGCGTTCAAGGTAGCGGCTTCCATGGCTACCAAGCAGCTGGCCAGCAAGGGCGGCGGCAAGGTGCTTGAGCCGATCATGAAGGTCGAAGTAGTGACCCCTGAAGACTACATGGGCGACGTGATGGGTGACCTGAACCGTCGTCGCGGTCTGATCCAGGGTATGGAAGACTCGGTATCCGGCAAGGTTATCCGTGCCGAGGTTCCGCTCGGAGAGATGTTCGGTTATGCGACCGACGTCCGTTCCATGTCTCAGGGTCGCGCGAGCTACTCCGTGGAATTCTCCAAATACGCTGAGGCTCCGGCGAATATCGTCGAAACACTCGTTAAAAAACAAGGTTGA
- the rplC gene encoding 50S ribosomal protein L3: MTIGVVGRKCGMTRVFTEDGVSIPVTVIEIEPNRVTQFKNEESDGYRAVQVTVGERRASRVTKAQAGHFAKANVAAGRGVWEFRLDGEEFQVGDQINAEIFQAGQMVDVTGQSKGKGFAGTIKRWNFRGQDNTHGNSVSHRVPGSIGQCQTPGRVFKGKKMSGHMGAERVTVQSLEIVRVDAERNLLLVKGAVPGATGGDVLVRPAAKARG, encoded by the coding sequence ATGACTATTGGTGTAGTCGGTCGCAAATGCGGTATGACCCGCGTTTTCACCGAGGATGGTGTCTCTATTCCGGTTACGGTCATCGAGATCGAGCCGAATCGCGTCACTCAGTTCAAGAATGAAGAGAGCGATGGCTATCGTGCAGTGCAAGTCACTGTTGGTGAGCGTCGCGCGTCCCGTGTTACCAAGGCTCAGGCCGGTCACTTCGCCAAGGCGAATGTAGCTGCAGGTCGTGGCGTCTGGGAATTCCGCCTTGATGGCGAGGAGTTCCAGGTTGGTGACCAGATCAATGCTGAGATTTTCCAGGCTGGACAGATGGTGGATGTCACCGGTCAGTCCAAGGGTAAAGGCTTTGCCGGTACCATCAAGCGCTGGAATTTCCGTGGTCAGGACAATACCCACGGTAACTCCGTATCCCACCGCGTCCCGGGCTCTATCGGTCAGTGCCAGACTCCAGGTCGTGTATTCAAGGGCAAGAAGATGTCCGGGCACATGGGCGCCGAGCGCGTAACCGTGCAGTCTCTGGAAATCGTGCGTGTCGATGCTGAGCGGAACCTGCTTTTGGTGAAGGGCGCAGTGCCCGGCGCCACTGGTGGTGACGTGCTCGTGCGTCCGGCCGCCAAGGCTCGCGGTTAA